From Pseudomonas fluorescens:
ACAACCGACGGATAGGACTCTTCGACCAGTTGCCCAGGTAGTTTCTTCTATATAGGTCAGCGCTCCCTGCATGGATGCACATTGCCATCATTTGCTGGAGCGAACTATAGCGTCTTGTAGGGCGTCAGAATATAGGCGTCAAGGGGCGGACGGGCAGAATGCCTGAGCAGGCCGGTAAACGGGGGCGAAGTCATTGATTTAAATAAATTTATCCTTGGGGGTTGACGACCTTTCAATCCATCCATAGAATGCGCGCCACTTACAGCGTAAAGCACACAGCGAAACGCGGTAGGGAGTGAATGTTGTACGTGTGTCCCCTTCGTCTAGTGGCCTAGGACACCGCCCTTTCACGGCGGTAACAGGGGTTCGAGTCCCCTAGGGGACGCCATTTGCGGGAATAGCTCAGTTGGTAGAGCACGACCTTGCCAAGGTCGGGGTCGCGAGTTCGAGTCTCGTTTCCCGCTCCAATTTTTAAGCAGTGTTGCCCTCGGGCGGCACTGAGTGAAACCAGGACCACATCTTCGGGTGAGGCCTCTGGGCACTGGAATACACACCATGTGTTTCAGTAGCGTGTCCCCTTCGTCTAGTGGCCTAGGACACCGCCCTTTCACGGCGGTAACAGGGGTTCGAGTCCCCTAGGGGACGCCATTTGCGGGAATAGCTCAGTTGGTAGAGCACGACCTTGCCAAGGTCGGGGTCGCGAGTTCGAGTCTCGTTTCCCGCTCCATATTCAATGAAAACGCCGATCAGTGATGATCGGCGTTTTTGTTTGCGTGGGATTTATGCCGGCCGAAAAAGCCCGCCATCGCGGCGGCCTCATTCGGCTATCAGAGCTTCGGCAACTGCCCGATACGCCCCATCATTTCAGTAACGATCTGCAGATCCAGCAAGAACTGGTCGACCGTCTTGAACTCTTTATTGGTGTGGCCGGTGTACTTAACGTCGAGCCTGGCCAGGCCGAACTGCACGCCGTTGGGTAGGTCATGCACCGAGGTTGAGCCGGCAGAGGCGCCGAATTTTCGCGGCATGTCGAGGTTTTCGCTGGCTACGTCCAGCAAAGCCTTGACCCACTCACCCTCGGGGTCGCGGAACATCGGTTCGGTCATCAAGTAGTCCACGTCCATTGCAATGGCGTTCTTCGTGCTCCAGGCGCCCAACTTGTCGGCAATCTCGGCTTTCAGCACGTCCAAACGTTTTCCCTTTGGTACGCGTAGGTTGACCGTCAGCGTGAAGGTCTTTTCGTTCATTCCGATGAAGGTCAGTGATGTAGTCAGAGGCCCCATGAAAGTGTCCGAAAAGCCAATACCCAGTTTGCCTCCCAGGTAATCCAGCCCCCAGTTGTCGGCAGCGTAACGCGCGGCATCGGAAATATGGTTTTGCTTGAGTGCGATGTTCCCGTCCAGGCTGTGGATGAAGCCCAACATCCTGGAGACGGGGTTCACACCGGATTCGGGTTCTGATGAATGCGCGGACACGCCGGTAACGGTCAGTTGGACTTCCTTGCCGACGACTTGGGCGTTTACGTTGAAATTATCGCCATTGCGCCTCGCATATTCGTTACCCGCCTTTTGCAGGCGGGCTGCCAATTCAATCGGATTTTCCCCCAACAGTATGGCAACCGAGGTCAGCGGGATCTGGTTGGCGGCGAGACCTCCGGTCATGGAGATGATTTCGGCGCCGTCGCCTTGTGCGGTGCGTCGGGCAAAGTTCGCGGTGACAGTGCCATAGCCTTTCTCGGCAATGACCACCGGATAACCGCCATCCAGAGCCACGTTGTAGTGGGGCGTGGGGTTGCGTTCAAAGTAGTAGGCGATTGCATCGCCGGCGATTTCCTCAGTGGTATCGACCAGCAGCTTGAAGTTTCTCGCCAGCGGTAGCCGCTCCTCCTGGATGACCTTCATGGCGTAGAGCGCCACCACGATGCCATTCTTGTCGTCCTCCGTGCCTCGGCCATACAAGCGGTTGCCGACCTGGGAAACCTCGAATGGGTCGAGCCGGGTGCCGTTTTCCAATACCCAGTCCTGCGGATTGGCAGGCACGACGTCGGCATGCGCGTGAATGCCCACGACTTCATCGCCGGCGCCGTTGAGCGAGACCTCGAAAACGCGGTTGTCGATGTTGCGAAAGGAGAGGTTGAATGATTCTGCCAACGTCTTGAGTGTGTTGCCCATCTTGATGAATTCGGGGTTATCGTGCTGGGCAACCCCCTCCACACGAAATGTCGGAATGGCCACCAGTTCGCGCAGGGTGCCAATGGCGGCGTCCCCGTACTTCAATCGGGCATAGAGGCCAAGCAGGCGATGAATCTGGTTTTGCTGTGCGGTGGAAAGTGCCTTGCCGTCAAGGAAACCGCTGATTGCCGCGCCGAGGTCGCTTCTCATGGGTGGGGCGCTCACGCCCAGCTGTCTCAGGAACTCACGGAAGTCAGTGGGCAATGTTTCGCTGAAGTGCGTGAGGATGGCGCGGCTTTGTTGCGGGGAAATATTGGCCTGTACGGGCAGGGTGAATGCTGCAAGGGGGACTACCAGGGCAGCGATGAGCAGGTGCTTAAGTGATGACTTCATTGTTGTGGCACTCCTATCTTCGTAGGCAGTTGAGATTGCCTGCCGAAGCTAACACCGTGAGGTAGAAGGACGGGTGCTCAAAACAAAATGAGATGTTTCCTACGAGCGTCTTACCCATGCAAAAACGCCGCTCGGTCAAGGGCGGCGTTTTTATTTGTGCGCAGCCAGGCAGCCAGCGCGATGGACCCGCCAGGACGGCGGATCCGAGGGGGGTCAGAGCTTCGGCAGTTGCCCGATGCGGCCCATCATTTCGGTAACGATCTGCAGGTCCAGCAAAAACTGGTCGACGGTCTTGAACTCGTTGTCGGTGTGCCCGGTGTATTTCACTTCCGGGCGCGCCAAGCCGAACTGCACGCCGTTCGGCAGCTCATGCACCGACGTCGCGCCGGCCGAGGTCCCGAACTTGTGTTCCATGCCCAGGTTTTCGGTGGCCACCGCCAGCAGGGCCTTGACCCACTCGCCTTCGGGGTTGCGGTACATCGGTTCGGCGATTGAGTAGGTGAAGTCCACTTTGACTTTGGTTTTCTTGTCCCAGGCGCTCAGCTTGTCGGCAATCTCGGCTTTGAGTTTTTCCGGCGACTTGCCCTTCGGCACACGCAGGTTCACCGCCAGCTTGAAGGCTTTGTCATCCAGGCCGACAAACGTCAGCGAGGTGGTCAGCGGGCCCATGAAGTCATCGGCGAAACCTACGCCCAACTTGCCCCCCAGGTAATCCAGGCCCCAGTTATCCGAGGCATACCGCGCGGCGTCGGTGATGTGGTTGTGCTTGAGGGCGATCGTGCCGTCGACGCTGTGGATCAATTCCAGCATGCGCGCCACCGGGTTGACGCCGGACTCCGGTTCGGACGAGTGCGCGGACACGCCGGTGACGGTCAACTTGACGTCTTTGCCGTCGACCTTGGCGGTGACCTCGAAATCGCCGCCGTTGCGCTTGGCGTATTCAGCCCCGGCCTTTTGCAGGCTGGCGGCCAATTCGGCCGGCTTGTCGCTGACCAGGGTGGCGACTGAAGCCGACGGAATCTGGTTGGTGGCCATGCCGCCGGTCATCGAGATGATTTCCGCGCCTTTGCCTTCACCCTTGCGACGCGGGAAGGTGGCCATGACCGTGCCATAGCCTTTCTCGGCAATCACCACCGGGTAACCGCCATCCAGTGCCAGGTTGTACTGCGGCGTCGGGTTGCGCTCGAAGTAATACGGGATCGCATCCCCCGACGTTTCCTCGGTGGTGTCCACCAGCAGCTTGAAATTGCGCGCCAGTGGCAGTTTCTCCTCCTTGATCACCTTCATCGCATACATCGCCACCACAATACCGTTCTTGTCATCCTCGGTGCCGCGGCCATACATGCGGTCGCCAATCAGCGTGACCTTGAACGGATCGAGCTTTGTGCCGTCCTTGAGTACCCAGTTTTCTGGCGTGACTGGCACGACGTCGGCGTGGGCATGAATGCCGACCACTTCATCGCCGCTGCCCTCCAGAGAGATTTCGTACACGCGGTTGTCGACATTGCGGAAGCTCAGGTTGAAGGCTTTCGCCAGGCCCTGGAGCTTGTCGGCGATCTTGAGGAATTGCGGGTTTTTGTACTGCGGCAGGCCATCCACGTTGAAGGTCGGGATTTCCACCAGCTCGCGCAGGGTTTCGAGGGCGGCCTTGCCGTACTTCACGCGGGTGTAGATACCCAGCAGGCGATGGATTTCGTTTTGCTGCTCGGCGGTGAGGGGCTTGTTGTCGAGAAATGCACTGATGGCCGGGCCCACGTCGCTGGTTTTGCCCAGCTCGCCCTTGGCCAGGGTGCCGAGGAAACCACGAAAATCGGTGACGGAGGTTTCGCTGAAACTCTTGAGAATCGCCGTGCTCTGTTGCGCGGTGATGTTGGCGAAGGCGGGCGAAGTAAAGGCCGAAAGACTGGCCGCGAACAGGGTCGCAACGGCCAATTGCTTAAGTGGAAAGTGCATGGAGGGACGCATTCCTTTGCAGGTAGTGAGTAGGACGTTTCTGATCGATCTGTCAGAAACATTTCCACACACTACCATTACTCAGGTGTCCCTGGTCAATGCTGGCCAGGATGGGGCGCCGGGTACTCATCGGTGACGTTCAAGGCTCTTGCGTAGGGCCCGTCCCACAGCTGCTCATGCAGATCCCCTATACGCCTGGCCATCATTTCACTGCGCATCACCACTTCCAGATTGCGCGAGTTATCCAGGTAGCCACCCAGCCAATTGCTGGTACCCACCCACGCCACTTTCCCGTCGATCTCCAGGGTCTTGCTGTGGATGACCCGCGCGTAGGGAATAAACCCTTGCTTGGCCTCGGGCAGGGTGACGATCTTGATCTGCACGTTGGGCAGTACCGCCAGGCTTTTCAGGTACGGCAGCTCCAGTGCGTCGGTGTTCCAGTTCGACACCATCAGCTTGATCGACACCCCCCGCGCGGCGGCCGCTCGCACGGCGTTGTCGATCACGGCGTAATACGGGCGGGTTTTATCCGGGCCGTAGGACAGCGGCGCGTAGTCGAGCAACTGCACGCGGACTTCGTGTTGTGCTTCGCTGAGCAGGCGTGGCAGTTCGAGTTGTGAATCACCCACGCCCGGCGGGTTGTAGCGTTGCGGGCTGGCCACCAGGTAGTTGCCGGTGCGCGCGGGTGCTGTACCGGCGGCCGGCAGGGGCACGGGTTGGTGCTCGGTGAGGGCGGCCTGCGCTCGCCAGTCCTGGTCAAAGATCGCCTGTACCTGGCTTACCACCGGGGCGTCGGTGATCCGCAGTCCGGTTTCATGGATATGTTCCAAAGAACGCCAGTCGAAATTCTGGCTGCCGATAAACGCCTGTTTGCCATCGACCACCATGTATTTGGCGTGGAGGATCCCGCCGCTCAGTTGTCCGTACGACAACACGCGTAAGCTCAGGTTGGGAATCGCGCGTAAGCGTTCCAGGGTGGAGGCTTCTGACAAGCGAATGCCTTTTTCCTCCAGCAGGAAGCGAATCTTCACGCCGCGTTTGCCAGCGGCTTCCAAGCGTTCGATGACGCTGTCCATCACCGAGCCGGGGTGATCCACCGCGTAGAACTGGCCGATATCGATCGTACTTTTGGCGCCGTCGAACAGCTCGATCCACACCGGGCCCGGCTGGCGCAGATCGGCGGTGCCCAACGCGGTATCCACCGGCACGGTGTGCACCAGTTCAAACCCCGGAATCGAAAAATCCGCCTGGACCAGCGGACTCATGAGCAAGCCGGCGAGGCCTGCGATGCGCACTTTCAAGGAGAGGGACATAGCGGTCTCGAGTCAGAAAAAGAAGACGGGCGCATCACGCGCCCGTCCCAACACTTACGCAGTACGGCTGTGCAACGCCGCAGGCACCAGATGCGGCACTTCACCCTGCACACGGGCACCGGTGGCGGCGCGAATCAGCAGGATCTTCAACTGATCGTTGATGCGCTCCAGGCTGTCCTGGAAGAAGTTGTGGAAGACCACGCAGAACAGTGCAATGGCGATCCCCAAACCGGTGGCGAACAACGCGGTACCGATGCCACCGGAAATCTGCCCTGGGTCGGACACACCCGCCGAGGCCAGCGCCTTGAACGTGTCGATGATGCCGAGGATGGTGCCCAGCAAGCCCAGCAGCGGCGCGGCGGTGGTGATGGTCTCGATGATCCACAGGCTGCGGGCGAGTGGCGCGCGGGTGGTCAGGTATTGGGTTTCGATCACGTCATCCAGGTCCTTGCGCGAACCGTGGGAGGCCTTCTGTGCCAGCACCGGCACCACCATGCTTAATGGCAGGCTGTCGCGACGCGTCAAGCTATCCGGCAAGTCGCGCTCGCTGTGCACCTGGGCGCCCAGTGCCGCGGTCAAGGCGCGTGCCTGGCGGCGGACGTAGGCGAAGTAGATGCCTCGTTCGATGGTGATGAAGATGGCGATGGCCATCGCGGCATACATCACATAGAAGGTGATGTCGTGGAGCAGGTTCATGTCCATGTTCACTTACCTCGCAGTTAGAAATTGGCTTCCAGGGACACCGTCACGGTGCGTTCCAGGCCGACGATGTAGGCCGGGTCGCCGTCGCGGAAACCACCGTAGGTGGCGGCGTTGGTCTTGGTGGTGTACACCCCGTCCAGGTACTTCTTGTCGAACAGGTTGTCGACGTTCAGGCGCAGGGTCGCGTCCTTGACCACCTTCTTGTCCACCGGCAGGTAGATACCGGCGCCGGCGTTGAACACGGTGCGCCCGGAGATGGCTTCATCGTTGGTCAGGTCGCCGTAGAGCTTGCTGGTGTATTTGCCGCCGAAGGTTCCGTAGAAGCGCCCGTCGTCATACCCGATGTTGGCTGCCAGCATGTTTTTCGGCACGTTGGCGAACTGCTTGCCGCTGGTGGGCAACAGGATCGCTTTGCCGGCGTTGTAGACGGTCAGGTCATCCTGCTGCTCGGCCTTGGTGTAGGTGTAGGAGGTGTAATAGTTGAAGTGGTTGGGCAGCAGGCCGCTCCACTCCAGCTCCAGCCCGCTGTTGTTGACGGAGCCGGCGTTGATGTCGGCGAAGTCGCCGTTGATGTCCTTGGACGACACCTGGCGATCCTTGAACTGCATGTAGAACAAGGTGGCGGCCACGGTCATGTCGTCGCCGGTGAAGCGCCAGCCCAACTCATGGTTCCAGCTGGTTTCCGGTTTGGAGTTGATCGAGTCCACGCCCTTGTCGTACAGCACGTAGTTCTGCGGGATACGCATGTTGCGCGACAGGCTGTAGAACAGTTGGTCGCGTTCATCGAGCTGGTATTTGAGGCCAGCGTTGGGCAGCAGTTTGTTGTAGCTCTGGTTACGTTTTTCGGCTTGTTCGGTGAGGCTGCCGTGGTTGGTACCGTCACGCTTGACGTTCATGTACGCCAGGCCGGCCACCAGGGTCCAGTCGGGGGCGAAATACCAGGTGTCCTGTGCCCAGACTTTCTGCGCCGGCGTGACGGTGAAGCGGTCGCGACCCTGCACGGTATTGCCGTTGGCATCGACCACGGCGTCGCCGTCCGGCCAGGTGTCGGTGGGTTTGCCGTTGTTCTTGAGCGCAATGAACGGTTGGGTCTGGCTCTGCCGCGCGCGTTCGTACCAGTAGCCGAATTGCAGGCTGTGTTCTTCCAGGTCCCAGTTCAGCTTGGTGGTAATCCCTGGTCGCCACGTCTGCGTGCGCGAAGGGCGGTAGTACACGCCGGTGGTGGAGGAACCGTCGGCGTTGTATTGCGCTGCGGTAGGCAGGTTGCTCAGGTCGAATACGCCGCCAGCGTTCGAGCCACGGTTGAGTGCGTAGCTCGACGAGTTGACGCCGCTGCCGTTACCCCAGAAGTAATACGGGATCACCGACAGGGCCAGGTTATCGGCCAGTTTGAACTGGGTGTTGAGCACGCCGGTAAAGGTCTGGAACGGGTTCTGCGCCAGGGCGTAGTAGCTATTGAGCTTACCGTTGCTACCCACGGTCGGCGTGGCGGGGTAGGGGTCGTACTTAGGGCCGTTCTGTTGGAATTGGGCCTTGGTCAACTGGCTATAACTGTTGTTGTCCTGCTCGTGGTACTTGAGGATCAGGTTGGCGGTGTTGCCGTTGCCCGCATCGAAGAAACTGTTCCACTCGACCTTGTCCGCCCGCACGGCACCTGAGCCACGCCACATCTCGCCTTCGGTGTGGGACACCGATAGCCAGTTGCTCAGGCCATTGACCTCGCCGGTATTGAGACGGGCGAAGGTCTTGCGCGTGGCGTTGCTGCCCATGATCTGTTTGACGAACGCGCCGGTTTCCTTGGTCGGGCGAATGGTCACGATGCCGATATTGCCGCCGCTGGAACCGATGTGCGGGCCGTCGGATTCGGCCGAGCCCTGGGTGACGAAGATCTGGTCGATGTTTTCCGGGTCGCCCAGCAGGTTGGAATACAACGCGTAGTTGCCGGAATCGTTGATCGGCATACCGTCCACGGACATCCCCACCTGATCGGAGTTAAGCCCGCGCATGGTGAAGCGAAAGCCCGAGAGGCCGGTGTTGTCTTCACTGGAGATATTCAAGCCCGGGGTGTACTTGAGCTTGTCGATCGCATTGCCGGTGGCGGTCTGTTTATCCAGGGCCTCCTTGGTCACGGTGGAGCGAGCCTTGATGCTTTCTTCCTGCACCATATAACCGCCACCGGCAGTGGCTTTGCCCTGAACCCCAATGGTCCCGACATCGCTGTCGCTGGTGTCGGCCATGGCCATGCCGTGGCCCATGCTTGCGGCAACGAGTGCCAGATGAATCCGTGTGAACCTCATCACTGTCGTCCTGGTGTCGGGTGCTTATTGCACGCTGTAGTTGAAGGTGGCGGTGAAGCGCTGCTCATTGCGCCCCCCGAAGGCTTGCTCGGGGAATGGCTTGACTTGCTTGATACGACGCAAGCTGTTGGTGGCGGCCCGGTTGAGCAACATGCTCGAGGCCTGGGTTTGCAAGCCGGAGTCGAGTACCCGACCCTGGCGGTCTACCAGCAGCCAGATCACGACCTCGCCGGTGGGGCGTTCGAGGGAGGCCTGGCGTCCGGTGGGGTATTGCTTGTAGGTGTCCAGCTCATTGCGCAAACCCTTGAGGTAACCGCCTTCCAGTGCCTGGCTGTCGACTTTCGGTGGCGCAGGCGGTGCGGGTGTCGGCGCCGCCGGGGCAACCACGGGTGGCGCCGGTTTGGCGGCGGCTACCGGTGGCGCGGTGGGCGCGGTTTTGGTGATCACCGGTTTGGGTTGCGGTTTTGGCTTGGGCTTGGGTTCCGGCT
This genomic window contains:
- a CDS encoding dipeptidase; translation: MKSSLKHLLIAALVVPLAAFTLPVQANISPQQSRAILTHFSETLPTDFREFLRQLGVSAPPMRSDLGAAISGFLDGKALSTAQQNQIHRLLGLYARLKYGDAAIGTLRELVAIPTFRVEGVAQHDNPEFIKMGNTLKTLAESFNLSFRNIDNRVFEVSLNGAGDEVVGIHAHADVVPANPQDWVLENGTRLDPFEVSQVGNRLYGRGTEDDKNGIVVALYAMKVIQEERLPLARNFKLLVDTTEEIAGDAIAYYFERNPTPHYNVALDGGYPVVIAEKGYGTVTANFARRTAQGDGAEIISMTGGLAANQIPLTSVAILLGENPIELAARLQKAGNEYARRNGDNFNVNAQVVGKEVQLTVTGVSAHSSEPESGVNPVSRMLGFIHSLDGNIALKQNHISDAARYAADNWGLDYLGGKLGIGFSDTFMGPLTTSLTFIGMNEKTFTLTVNLRVPKGKRLDVLKAEIADKLGAWSTKNAIAMDVDYLMTEPMFRDPEGEWVKALLDVASENLDMPRKFGASAGSTSVHDLPNGVQFGLARLDVKYTGHTNKEFKTVDQFLLDLQIVTEMMGRIGQLPKL
- a CDS encoding dipeptidase produces the protein MHFPLKQLAVATLFAASLSAFTSPAFANITAQQSTAILKSFSETSVTDFRGFLGTLAKGELGKTSDVGPAISAFLDNKPLTAEQQNEIHRLLGIYTRVKYGKAALETLRELVEIPTFNVDGLPQYKNPQFLKIADKLQGLAKAFNLSFRNVDNRVYEISLEGSGDEVVGIHAHADVVPVTPENWVLKDGTKLDPFKVTLIGDRMYGRGTEDDKNGIVVAMYAMKVIKEEKLPLARNFKLLVDTTEETSGDAIPYYFERNPTPQYNLALDGGYPVVIAEKGYGTVMATFPRRKGEGKGAEIISMTGGMATNQIPSASVATLVSDKPAELAASLQKAGAEYAKRNGGDFEVTAKVDGKDVKLTVTGVSAHSSEPESGVNPVARMLELIHSVDGTIALKHNHITDAARYASDNWGLDYLGGKLGVGFADDFMGPLTTSLTFVGLDDKAFKLAVNLRVPKGKSPEKLKAEIADKLSAWDKKTKVKVDFTYSIAEPMYRNPEGEWVKALLAVATENLGMEHKFGTSAGATSVHELPNGVQFGLARPEVKYTGHTDNEFKTVDQFLLDLQIVTEMMGRIGQLPKL
- a CDS encoding phospholipase D-like domain-containing protein; protein product: MSLSLKVRIAGLAGLLMSPLVQADFSIPGFELVHTVPVDTALGTADLRQPGPVWIELFDGAKSTIDIGQFYAVDHPGSVMDSVIERLEAAGKRGVKIRFLLEEKGIRLSEASTLERLRAIPNLSLRVLSYGQLSGGILHAKYMVVDGKQAFIGSQNFDWRSLEHIHETGLRITDAPVVSQVQAIFDQDWRAQAALTEHQPVPLPAAGTAPARTGNYLVASPQRYNPPGVGDSQLELPRLLSEAQHEVRVQLLDYAPLSYGPDKTRPYYAVIDNAVRAAAARGVSIKLMVSNWNTDALELPYLKSLAVLPNVQIKIVTLPEAKQGFIPYARVIHSKTLEIDGKVAWVGTSNWLGGYLDNSRNLEVVMRSEMMARRIGDLHEQLWDGPYARALNVTDEYPAPHPGQH
- a CDS encoding MotA/TolQ/ExbB proton channel family protein, whose protein sequence is MDMNLLHDITFYVMYAAMAIAIFITIERGIYFAYVRRQARALTAALGAQVHSERDLPDSLTRRDSLPLSMVVPVLAQKASHGSRKDLDDVIETQYLTTRAPLARSLWIIETITTAAPLLGLLGTILGIIDTFKALASAGVSDPGQISGGIGTALFATGLGIAIALFCVVFHNFFQDSLERINDQLKILLIRAATGARVQGEVPHLVPAALHSRTA
- a CDS encoding TonB-dependent receptor, producing the protein MRFTRIHLALVAASMGHGMAMADTSDSDVGTIGVQGKATAGGGYMVQEESIKARSTVTKEALDKQTATGNAIDKLKYTPGLNISSEDNTGLSGFRFTMRGLNSDQVGMSVDGMPINDSGNYALYSNLLGDPENIDQIFVTQGSAESDGPHIGSSGGNIGIVTIRPTKETGAFVKQIMGSNATRKTFARLNTGEVNGLSNWLSVSHTEGEMWRGSGAVRADKVEWNSFFDAGNGNTANLILKYHEQDNNSYSQLTKAQFQQNGPKYDPYPATPTVGSNGKLNSYYALAQNPFQTFTGVLNTQFKLADNLALSVIPYYFWGNGSGVNSSSYALNRGSNAGGVFDLSNLPTAAQYNADGSSTTGVYYRPSRTQTWRPGITTKLNWDLEEHSLQFGYWYERARQSQTQPFIALKNNGKPTDTWPDGDAVVDANGNTVQGRDRFTVTPAQKVWAQDTWYFAPDWTLVAGLAYMNVKRDGTNHGSLTEQAEKRNQSYNKLLPNAGLKYQLDERDQLFYSLSRNMRIPQNYVLYDKGVDSINSKPETSWNHELGWRFTGDDMTVAATLFYMQFKDRQVSSKDINGDFADINAGSVNNSGLELEWSGLLPNHFNYYTSYTYTKAEQQDDLTVYNAGKAILLPTSGKQFANVPKNMLAANIGYDDGRFYGTFGGKYTSKLYGDLTNDEAISGRTVFNAGAGIYLPVDKKVVKDATLRLNVDNLFDKKYLDGVYTTKTNAATYGGFRDGDPAYIVGLERTVTVSLEANF
- a CDS encoding energy transducer TonB family protein, which codes for MYVLFRARQLLGSVPALIALVLIALGIQSQTLKVEPVYDESAVELALVEPEPEVVPEPVVEQEPPPPVIEDEEAPPAPPPPPKPEPKPKPKPQPKPVITKTAPTAPPVAAAKPAPPVVAPAAPTPAPPAPPKVDSQALEGGYLKGLRNELDTYKQYPTGRQASLERPTGEVVIWLLVDRQGRVLDSGLQTQASSMLLNRAATNSLRRIKQVKPFPEQAFGGRNEQRFTATFNYSVQ